ttaagaggtaaacaaaactGTTGTTCTACAGAAAGTTGGAACTTGTTGCAAGTGTAAGAGAAAAATAGTTTGTATTAAATAAGTACTTGATATGGAATCAGATAATAGGAatgttatttcaaattatattgaaTGTTTACGTGGGTGATGTATGGATATGCGCAGGTACAAGTTGTCATTATAGACGTTTCAGTTGGACCAAAGGAGGTAAACGGTTTTAAGGATTTTAAGTTTGTGTCAAGAAAGGAACTACTTTCTAGCTTCTTTGAATCCGAAAATAAACCAGTAAATCAAATTCCAGATGTTCGAAGTGAAGCTATTTCAATTATGAATAAAGCACTCATTTTTCACCTTAAAAAATCTCACCAACGTGGTACGCTTGCCGGCGTTATTGGCTTAGGTGGCAGTGGCGGAACTTCACTTTTGTCATCGGCTTTTAGGACTTTGCCGCTTGGATTACCTAAAGTCATCGTATCGACTGTTGCAAGTGGTCAGACCGAACCTTATGTTGGAACGTCTGATTTGATTTTGTTTCCGTCAGTTGTGGATATTTGCGGGATTAACAATGTGAGTCGGGTTGTTTTGTCTAATGCCAGTGCTGCGTTTGCGGGAATGGTTTCTGGACGAGTTATGGAATCGAAAAAAGCTTCTAATAATGACAAGTTTACGGTTGGTTTAACCATGTTTGGGGTTACAACTCCGTGTGTTAACGCCGTCAAAGAACGATTGAATAAAGAAGGTTACGAGACGTTGGTTTTTCACGCAACGGGAGTAGGAGGAAGAGCTATGGAAGAACTTGTTCGAGACGGATTTATACAGGTGATTCTTGAAAATTATTTTGCATGCATTCTTGAATCTTTTTTCACATGTCAAGGGAATCGTAAAAGGTAAATGATGTACTTTTGCAAGGGCGTTTTGGACATTACAACAACAGAGGTTGCGGATCACGTTGTTGGAGGTGTTATGGCTTGTGACGAATCTCGGTTTGACGCTATAATAGAAAAGAAAATTCCTTTTGTTCTAAGTGTTGGGGCGTTAGATATGGTGAACTTTGGTGCCATGGACACGATACCTAAGAATTTTCAGCAGAGGAAGATATTTGAGCATAATGAACAGGTTAACCCGTACACCTCCAAGATCATATTTTTATTAatctttttaaatatatatatatatatatatatatatatatatatatatatatatatatatatatatatatatatatatatacatatatatatatatacacacacatatatatatatatataccttaataATAATCTGCAGGTGTCGTTGATGAGGACCACAGAAGAAGAGAACAAGAAATTTGCTGCGTTTATTGCTCGAAAGTTGAACAAATCGTCTTCAAAGATACGTGTTTGCCTACCAGAAATAGGTATTTCTGCTCTGGATGCACCTGGAAAGCCGTTTTACGATACAAAAGCTACTGGTGCTCTTATAGAGGAATTAAAGAGACTTATCGAGCCTACAGATGATAGAAAGGTTAGTTTGGTTGTTAATCATGTATATAATATGGTCTGTGAAAATCTTAGTTTagtgttattaaaataaatgaaaTGATTAAATAGGTGAAGCTTTACCAATATCACATTAATGACACCGAGTTTGCGAAAGCTTTGGTTGACTCATTCTTGGAGATTCATAAGAAGCCTAATGTTTCTAGTCAGACGCAAAGGGTTACGGAATCTGATAACGCCCGTACCGTACCTTCCAAAATCTACACAACTGTATCCTATAACTTAACCGACTTCCCTGATGCAAAGCCAGGTAAGCATTATTCTtaaatttttttcattttatttaGGCAGTCTACagtagtgttgtaaaagtcggccgacacaTTGGTTTGGGGTCTAGCCCAAATTGGACTTGTCAAAAAACGCCTTAAAAGTCGGTCAATGCTAAAAAGTCGGGTCAAAGTAGTCTGGTCTGAGTCAAATAGtcaatcaaagtcggtcaaagtcaaagttcGGTCaagaattttatatattttttttaaattaaattttgtgccatatatctatgtttgaaatatttatgtttatgtttgaaatatttatgtctATGTTTATGTTTATAATTATACTATTAGTCCTGTGGTTTACCCAAAAACATACATGTAGTCTTATTCTTTCTAAAGTTATATCGGTAGTCCCTATAATTTTTAAAACACATGTGCTGGTCGTGTATCTAACACCAGTTAGATTAGATTGTGCCGTTAAATAAGTACATGTGAATTGCACTTGATGGGCAATTATGTAATTTTATCAAATGCGTATATTCACAATAATATAAGAACGATTTAGTTGCGTATATCTTCATAATATTGGAACGATTTTTTTTTTAGAACGGAAATTTTggcatcgaatcctctcatttgccacccacacacccgttaggaagaaactcctTGCATCCATTGCGCAAAGCGTACCcggaatgctttaggttaactgcttGGCCCTCACAGAGTGAAGGATACCAGAGGCACAACCTTTGGAGAAAACTCCCCCCTCAGGATTTGAACCTGCACCTATTTTTTCAAGGATTTAGGCCCAGAACCAACTGAGGCTTTTTACCACGCAACCAATAGTTCGGTGGTATAATATTGGAACGATTTAGTTTATATCTTCTCTAAAAAAGCGATATATCTGTAACCTTTTTATCTTCAAACCAACACATAACACAAAAAACCTTTATGATGAAGATTTCACTAGGCGAACATGATTTAGAATATTGGGAACAACAATGTGAAGATCTATAGGATACCTAAGAAGGGGTAGAATGATTTTTAATATAGATCTGAAATGTAGACGTAGCTAATATGTTGTGCACGTATGGCTAATCACGGAAGTTTGGATTGTAGTTTTTATGTGACATATATAATATTCCTTATAGAGTTATAGGAATAACAAGTGATTAATCGGCTTGTATATTCCCACTGACGGAATCAAAATGATTTACTCTCTTGTGACTTTTGCTTTCTTAATGTTTATTATAGTAAAATTACCTAATTCCCCTTCATGTGTAATGCACAAGTATTTATTCAATGGCAAAATATAACTGGCGTTAGATATAGGACCAGCGCTGTGTGTTTTAAAAACCATAGAGACTACCTGTTTAATTTTAAAGAGAAAAGGACTACCGGTATAATTTAGGGTAAACCAGACCAATGGTATAATTAACTCTTTTTGTCCAATGCATTTATGAGTAATACATACTCCCTTCTTCCATATTTATTGtctagtattccattttgggatgtcccaaattaattgtctactttcaTTTTCATAAGTTGGTCAGAATGAAATCTGATTGGCTAACAGATTAATCATTGTAATTTTGTTCAACTGTGTGCAATAATCAAGTGGACAGTAAAATAGGGATGGAGGGAGTGTGtgtttaaataatatttattactaaaagtcaacgttggtcaacaccTGACTCGTCCTCTACATCGACCGACTCGTCCCTCTAAGGTCTGTCCTGACAGACGCGTCCTCGACTCGAGACTTGTACAACCTTGCGtctgagtaaaaaaaaaaaaaaatacgttgCTCTCCTTGGTAAACCAGAACATGGAAAAATCTTTCCCTTTTACTTGTTAATTGATAATTTTATAATATAACAGAGACATTGCAAAGAACGCAGTCTGTGCTACAGATGTTGAGAGACCAGATTAGGCAAGGAAAACCTATAATAGGAGCGGGTGCAGGGACAGGGATATCAGCTAAATTTGAAGAGGCAGGTGGTGTAGATCTGATTGTACTGTACAACTCCGGCCGGTTTCGAATGGCAGGGAGAGGATCCTTAGCGGGATTGTTACCTTTTGCTGATGCAAATGCTATTGTGGTTGATATGGCTAATGAGGTTCTACCAGTAAGTAAAGTTATAGTTTAGTAGTTAAACTCTTTGAATTTTCGTACGCATTGTTGACACAGTAATCTTTAGGTAGTGAAAGAAGTAGCTGTTCTTGCTGGGGTATGTGGGACCGATCCTTTTCGCAGAATGGATCACTTTTTACGACAGTTAGAGTCGATTGGATTTTGTGG
This genomic window from Rutidosis leptorrhynchoides isolate AG116_Rl617_1_P2 chromosome 2, CSIRO_AGI_Rlap_v1, whole genome shotgun sequence contains:
- the LOC139892196 gene encoding toMV susceptible protein tm-1(GCR26)-like isoform X2; translated protein: MGNLKDLIQVFSIGTADTKLEELLFLSESVQVVIIDVSVGPKEVNGFKDFKFVSRKELLSSFFESENKPVNQIPDVRSEAISIMNKALIFHLKKSHQRGTLAGVIGLGGSGGTSLLSSAFRTLPLGLPKVIVSTVASGQTEPYVGTSDLILFPSVVDICGINNVSRVVLSNASAAFAGMVSGRVMESKKASNNDKFTVGLTMFGVTTPCVNAVKERLNKEGYETLVFHATGVGGRAMEELVRDGFIQGVLDITTTEVADHVVGGVMACDESRFDAIIEKKIPFVLSVGALDMVNFGAMDTIPKNFQQRKIFEHNEQVSLMRTTEEENKKFAAFIARKLNKSSSKIRVCLPEIGISALDAPGKPFYDTKATGALIEELKRLIEPTDDRKVKLYQYHINDTEFAKALVDSFLEIHKKPNVSSQTQRVTESDNARTVPSKIYTTVSYNLTDFPDAKPETLQRTQSVLQMLRDQIRQGKPIIGAGAGTGISAKFEEAGGVDLIVLYNSGRFRMAGRGSLAGLLPFADANAIVVDMANEVLPVVKEVAVLAGVCGTDPFRRMDHFLRQLESIGFCGVQNFPTVGLFDGNFRQNLEETGMGYGLEVEMVSKAHKMGLLTTPYAFNEDESIEMTKAGADIIVAHMGLTTSGSIGAKTAVSLEESVIRVQAIADAAHKINPDAIVLCHGGPISGPSEAEFILKNTNGVHGFYGASSLERLPVEQAIKGTVQQYKSISIV
- the LOC139892196 gene encoding toMV susceptible protein tm-1(GCR26)-like isoform X1, yielding MGNLKDLIQVFSIGTADTKLEELLFLSESVRFNLNSFSTNSLSKVQVVIIDVSVGPKEVNGFKDFKFVSRKELLSSFFESENKPVNQIPDVRSEAISIMNKALIFHLKKSHQRGTLAGVIGLGGSGGTSLLSSAFRTLPLGLPKVIVSTVASGQTEPYVGTSDLILFPSVVDICGINNVSRVVLSNASAAFAGMVSGRVMESKKASNNDKFTVGLTMFGVTTPCVNAVKERLNKEGYETLVFHATGVGGRAMEELVRDGFIQGVLDITTTEVADHVVGGVMACDESRFDAIIEKKIPFVLSVGALDMVNFGAMDTIPKNFQQRKIFEHNEQVSLMRTTEEENKKFAAFIARKLNKSSSKIRVCLPEIGISALDAPGKPFYDTKATGALIEELKRLIEPTDDRKVKLYQYHINDTEFAKALVDSFLEIHKKPNVSSQTQRVTESDNARTVPSKIYTTVSYNLTDFPDAKPETLQRTQSVLQMLRDQIRQGKPIIGAGAGTGISAKFEEAGGVDLIVLYNSGRFRMAGRGSLAGLLPFADANAIVVDMANEVLPVVKEVAVLAGVCGTDPFRRMDHFLRQLESIGFCGVQNFPTVGLFDGNFRQNLEETGMGYGLEVEMVSKAHKMGLLTTPYAFNEDESIEMTKAGADIIVAHMGLTTSGSIGAKTAVSLEESVIRVQAIADAAHKINPDAIVLCHGGPISGPSEAEFILKNTNGVHGFYGASSLERLPVEQAIKGTVQQYKSISIV